A region of the Euzebyales bacterium genome:
GAGGTCGCGGGCGTGCAGCAGCGCGAGGTCATCGGTGCACTCGCGGAGCTCACCGGCACCGACCGCGAACGCATCGAGGTCAGCTCGATCGGGCCGCGCTGGGGCCAGGAGATCAGCCGGCAGGCAGTCGAGGGACTGATCGTGTTCCTGCTGCTGGTGACCGTCTACATCTCGATCAGGTTCGAGTGGCGGATGGCGATCGCCGCGCTGCTCACCCTGCTGCACGACGTCGCCGTCACGATCGGCATCTACGCGCTGGTGGGGTTCGAGGTTACACCCGCCTCGGTGATCGCGTTGCTGACGATCCTCGGCTACTCGCTGTACGACACGGTGGTGGTGTTCGATCGCATCACCGAGGACACCCAGCAACTGGGTTCGAGCGCCTCCCGGACGTACTCCGAGGTCGCCAACGAGTCGTTGAACAGCGTGCTTGTGCGGTCGCTGTCGACGTCGGTCACGTCGCTGCTGCCGGTCGGCGCGCTGCTGTTCATCGGCGCGCAGCTGTTGGGTGCGACCACGCTGGAGGACCTGGCGCTGGCACTGTTCATCGGCATGGCCGTCGGCACGTACTCGTCGCTGATCGTCGCGACGCCCATGCTGTGCTGGCTCAAGGAGCGCGAGCCGCGCTGGGCGGAGCTCCGCCACCGTCTGGAGACGCGCCGAGGCAGGACGGCCTGACGTGGACGTCGGGTACGTCGTGGAGAGCGACGCGATGATGACGCGCGCAGGAGGGTGCGACCGTTGAGGATCCAGTTCGACGCGACGATCCTGGCGGATC
Encoded here:
- the secF gene encoding protein translocase subunit SecF; translated protein: MTTTTAEGTGSRVRRFFEGQTDFDIVGRSRMWLIVTLIVLAVCALALGVRGLNFGIDFTGGTSIIIEDASVSFTADDLRDALGGLGVGEASVQLTTDGAGALISTTALDEVAGVQQREVIGALAELTGTDRERIEVSSIGPRWGQEISRQAVEGLIVFLLLVTVYISIRFEWRMAIAALLTLLHDVAVTIGIYALVGFEVTPASVIALLTILGYSLYDTVVVFDRITEDTQQLGSSASRTYSEVANESLNSVLVRSLSTSVTSLLPVGALLFIGAQLLGATTLEDLALALFIGMAVGTYSSLIVATPMLCWLKEREPRWAELRHRLETRRGRTA